In the Pogona vitticeps strain Pit_001003342236 chromosome 2, PviZW2.1, whole genome shotgun sequence genome, CTTGTCAAGGTTTGATACTTTCTCTGTTTAAGAGTATTTGAAAAATTGTGGGGGTGCAGAAAACTCCCCTAAAATTAAGTACAGTAGGAGCCTTGTATCAGtcggagattggttccaagccccaccacggatactgaaaaatgtggattatagacAACACTATTATAATAGCTCATGCTATACATACTatggtctctggtgccctctagcGGCAACTCTGGTAACTCCAttgtaaaaaaaagatattttggagatttttctgattacagtacagtggtgccccacatagcgaggttaatccgttccagattaaccgtcgctatggggaaacatcactaaacggaacggaaaatgccattggaacgcattaaacttagtttaatgcgttccaatggcttctgtactcaccgtttagcgaagtttcccccatccggcagccattttcgcgccctcacaatgcgagttttgcccattgactctgccggtatgccttcgcattagcgatcccaaaaaagggatcgctatgcgaattcatcgttgtacggtgcgctccttatgcgaggcaccactgtatttttcatattttcgGACTGTGGGTaggtgaatcagcggatactgatcctgcagataagaggGTCTTACTATACTTTGAAACTTGTGGTGTGAAATAAATGATTTATTAAAATTGGTTCTGTGACGTTTACTAAGTATATCACCCGAATGGAAGATTTTCCCACACTGCCAAGCAAGTGTCTCATATTTGATTAATGCTCTTTCCATGTGCCGTAGGTTTGCATAGTTTCTCCCctctgtgaattctttgatgagcAGCGATGAATATTTTCGATTGAAaggtctttccacactccagacattAAAATGGCTTCTTCCCCCAAACTGAATTCTTTCATGGATCGTTAAGAGGTGCTCTCTAGTCAAAGGTTTTCCCACAATCTGGGGGTTCGAATGGCTTCTCGACTCTGTGGGTCCTATGATGTGTAACAAGGTTTGCACGttgactgaagcttttcccacactccaggcattcaaaCGGCTTCTCCCCTGAGTGAATTCTTCCATGGATAGTAAGGTTTTCTTTCAGTCTAAAGGTTTTCCCACACTCCCGGCATTCGAAGGGTTTCTCGCCGGTGTGGGTCCTGTGGTGTCTAGCAAGGGTTGtactctgactgaaactcttcccacactcctgacattcaAAGGGCTTCTCACCCGAGTGAACCCTTTCGTGGGTAATAAGACTCTCTCTCACTCTAAAagttttcccacactccaggcattcaaaGGGCTTCTCGCCGGTGTGGGTACTCCGGTGGGCAGCAAGGTTTCCCCGttgactgaaactcttcccacactctGGGCATTTGAACGGCTTCTCCCCAGAGTGGATTCTTTCGTGGGTTGCAAGATGTCCTCTCTGTCCAAAGGCTTTTCCACACTCccggcatttaaagggtttctcgcCGGTGTGGGTCCTGTGGTGTCTAGTAAAGCTTGTGCAATGGCTGAagtttttcccacactccaggcatttaaacGGCTTCTCCCCAGAGTGAGTCCTTTCATGGGGAGTAAGGCTTTCTCTCAGTCTAAAagttttcccacactccaggcattcgaAGGGCTTCTCGCCTCTGTGGGTCCGGTGATGCCTCGCGAAGCTTGTGCAatggctgaagcttttcccacactccaggcacgTAAACGGCTTCTCCCCTGAGTGAATCCTTTCATGGGTAGCAAGACTTTCCCTCAGCGTATAGgctttcccacactccaggcattcgaAGGGCTTCTCACCTCTGTGGGTCTGGTGATGTCTAGCAAAGCTTCCCCGTcggctgaaactctttccacactccaggcatgtaAATGGCTTCTCCCCCGAGTGGGTTTTTTCGTGGCTTATAAGTTGTGCTCTCAGTCGAAACgttttcccacactcctggcattcaaAGGGCTTCTCGCCGGTGTGGGTCCCGAGGTGGGTAACGAGGTTTCCCTGTTGACTGAAAcgcttcccacactccaggcatttgaaCGGCTTCTCCCCTGAGTGGATTCTTTCATGGGCAGTGAGCCCTCCTCTCAGGCTAAACgttttcccacactcctggcattcgAAGGGCTTCTCGCCTCTGTGGTGATGTCTAGCTAGACTTGCAGAATGACTGGCACTCTTTCCATACTCCAGGCACATAAACGCTTTCTCCCCTTTGTGAACCTTTACATGGCTATCAAGTGCTGATTTACGGGCAAAGGTTTTCCCACACCCAGGGCATTCATTGCCTTGTTCTCCTTTGGGTATTTTCTGATGGACTTCCACCCCACAAGGCATGGGTTCGTCCATTTTCTCATCTACTTGATCTCCTGCCAGCTTCTCCATTCCATCTCGATCCACAACACCGTTCTCCTCATCTGTACCATCACCTGTTTCCTCCGGCGCTTgctgtcttcctcttttgcttcGTCTCTCTGACATTTTTCCTGTTCAAAAGAGAGGAGAAACCATAAGCAGGAGAAACAGATTTCTGAATCAAGGAACAAACCCAATGAACTTTTATTCTCCCACATTCCCTGACAGGGAGAATGGAGGAGAATAAAATCCGGCTCTGGTTGAGGGAAACCACCTTCAAAAATATCAACGGGGAGGCTGATTCTGTCACCCTTTAAGATGCTGAGGGAAACCAAACGGGATTTATCAAGCTCCTCTCTGCTGGACAGAGATGGGACATGTCATTCCACTTcttttcctgatacagtggtgcctcacttgacaacgttaattcgccccaacaaaatcgctgtagagcaaaaacgtcgtaaaacgaaataaaaaagcccattgaaacgcattgaaacccgttcaatacgttccaatgggctgaaaactcaccgtccagcgaagatcctccataggggcagccattttccatgcctgtttagtgaggaatctgtccctaagcacagcgggggggcattttcttcacccggcggccattttgaaacctgacaatcagctgtttttgatcgtcgtaaagcggaaatcggttcccaaagcaggaaatcaatcagcgcaaagcggaaaaaccccattcaaaccatcgttttgcgatcacaattgcgatcgcaaaaacatcatcatgagcGGATTcatcatcgttaaacggggtaatcgtaaagcggggcacaactgtacaacAACTGTGACATTCTGTGATGAAATAGTGGTCTTCCAGGCTGGAAAAATTCTAGGGAGATGCACAGTTAGAAACAAACGTGGGTCATTCCACAATCTTCATGAAAAGTTTACCTATCAATCAAGAGTAGTGAttcccagatgtttctggaataAAACTCCTCGAAGTCCAACTACCTCAAACAGATTCCTCATCCAAAAGATCAAGAACCCAAGGGATGGAAAAAGGAGATGATTAGAAAAGGAATAAGAGAAGCACAACACAGATTGGGAAACCACActctagattagtggttcccaactttgaatcCCCAgttgttcttagactacaactcccagaagccgtcaccactagctgtgctggccaggatttctgggcattgtagtccaaggaaatctggggacccaaggttaggaactactgGTCTAGATCTCTCTCACAGAACATTACAGGGTAGCAAAAGGCATGTTTTAATGATAGCTCTTCTGTTAATCTAGCTTCCAGCCTCTGTGtatatgtctctctttttctcttatgGGGCGGTGGGAAGGTCCTTTCAGTTGAGAtatgccccctccccaccccaaaaaaaaatggtcttaaaAGCCTTGAAATGTTATTGCCCATGCAAATGACACATGttgggctgtagtccaaaaagacgTGAGGAAGCTCTGGGAACAGCAAACTACTGTGTTTctcaaaaaataagacagggtcttatattaatttttgctccaaaaaaaggcattagggttattttcaggggctgttttattttacagtcatgtcttattctggttgctgcacaatgctgcacaagggtggagggcggggtttcacttaactggggcttatttttggggtagggcttatattacgaacatcctgaaaaatcatactagggcttattttcaggttaggtcttatttttgggaaaacagggtatttgaCAAATGGGGAAAAGATTTTAAGAGATATGCAGCAGTATCATCAAtgaatctgtattttttttctcttttatatcTCTTACCCAAATATTGGGACCTCACtctgcagaaagagagaaaatgatggAGAGGgtggatcaagtggatagagggaagctcttttccctttcacacaATACCCGAACCagggggacatccactccaatggagtgttgggagagtgagaacagataaaagacaatatttctttacccagcgggttgttagtctgtggaacacctcgccacaggatgtggtgatggcatctggcccagatgcctttaaaaggggattggacacatttctggaggaaaagtccattgcaggttactagccatgatggggatgtataacctccaggcttaaaaggaagggacctccaaatgccagatgcaggggagggggatcaggagagaggtagccagttgtctcgtgtgctcccagaggcatctgttagggcccctgtgagatacaggaagctggactcaaagggcccttggcctgatccagcagggctcttcttacctGCTTATGTAAAGACACTCCCTGATGCACCAAATGAATTTTCGCTATGCTGGCTGCTAGGTGACACTTTGTGTTAATTGAGTGATTCATTTTCTTTACATCCCACCAAGGCAGGACCCCAGAGAGCTCATAACAGTGAAGTAAAACAGATACATACGAGCGTTTTAATTGGGGGTAGGGGGGAACCCCTCAAGCTTTTACAATATTAAGCAACCATTTAGAAACCAATAAATAACTTTTCACGTTAAAAGTCTGCAAAGGGTGCTTACTAGATCTCATGAGGAAGCAGAAACaacagggagaggaggaaaaggctTTCCAGAGGAGCTGCCTTCGCTCTGAAGATCGTTCCCCCTTTCTGGAATGTAACTCCGTTCCTTTCAGGCCAAGCCGCCAGCCCAGTCctgagggcaggggtgggcaaaccCAGCACCCCACAGCTTCTGTTTATCCctctactacaactcccagaatctccagccagcaCGACCACCGGCGGTCGTAGCCCAAAACCACAACATCTCTTAACTTCTTCACGGATTTGCTTtcggactccaactcccatcatcccaggcactggccgtgctggctggggattctgggagttgtagttttgtgtttgtttttaaagagagctTGGGCACTCTGGATACCCTCCCGTCACAAAACTTGGGCAAAGgttactttttaagactacaatTCGCGAAAGCCTAACCACTGCCTGGAAAAGGATGGGTACTGTAGTCCCGGGGAAAAAAGTGAATCTTCgaagtctcttcccccccccattgagattgGAAGGAGGGACTTGTAGGGAAGCATTTCCGGTGAAAGGGATCAGATCTTCCTCTTccgctttcctctctctctctctctctctctcggaatCTCTCCTTCTGTTGCTTTTAACCCCTACGGAGCCAAGGGTAAAGAGCCTTCCTGGGCTTGGCTTACAGGAGGATGAAGGAAAATTAGCAAAAAGGCTGAGTTTACCAGGGTCTGTAGACTAAAATCAGAGGAAGTGGGTCTGAGCCACAAAGGGGTCACCTTGAAATAAACCTGTTAGACCAAACACCAAACATTAGACCCTAAATTGTTTCATATGAGGTGTAACAGCCAAAGAATACTTAGAATATTTGGAATGACAGCACAGTGGCAATCTTGAGTGCTTCTTTCTGCTCCACCATCCTACCTTTTCAATTAGAGCTATTGCTCTTGATGTTGTTTTCCTTATTTGTGATTGTATGTTGTATTTTGATTTTGACTTTGACTTTTGTATAACCATTATTTTTtcgagattttttttaaaatgtgtcattGTTTTACTGTATTGTAAAGAGGAGCCTTGCAACCAGATGGGCGGTACAGAAGTCGAATGAATGAACGTTCTACTTGTGAAATTGACATTTCATctattctttcattttgtttccctgtgtctgatgaagtggacttgtccatgaaagctcacattaaaatataggagtTAGCTTTTAAGACACaacatttttgctgtttttgtttgtttggattttgcctaacACACTAGCCAACCTGTACACCTGCCCTGCTGCCAGTCCTAAGTCCcacttaaaaaatattttttcattgtAGGGGCTAGAAAGTGGAAACACATGACTTCAGGGTTCCTGATCTCCTGCCTTCTTCACTACAACTAAATCAGACTtcatatggggtgatatgatagcccttttcaaatatctgaaaggctgtcatacagagaaggggcaacatctgttcttgatcatcccagagtgcaggacatgggTTCAAGGTACAGGATttcggatgaatatcaggaaaaactttctaactgttagagtagtacgacggtggaaccagtgacctcaggagttggcgagtgctccaacactggaggcattcaagaaaaaactggCAGATAGGCTTGGatggtattcctgcgttgagcagtgggttggactcagtggccttgtaggccccttccaacttcacttttctgtgattcatCTGGTCAAAGGTTTCTCCTCCATATATATGGCTATTCATTCCATTTGCATCTCATCAAACCCATGAAACAGGTTGTAAGAAGCAGGTCGGCAGGAGGACGTCCTTCCAggtgttttgggactgcaactcccatgcgTCCTAGACAACACAACCAAcaatgaggaatgctgggaattgtttTCCAGGATCTGGGCACGCACAAGTGCCCCATTCTTAAAAATTCCCActctgggaaaagaaaagaacatgcaAGGGCCAAAAAATTTCATTTAATAAGTAAAAATTGTTGGCCTTGTTATTTATTAGCCCTGGCCTTGTATTGttggtagtaggcatccttcagtctcgaaagactatggtagcgtgctctgaacagaggactcggaacagcgtctagtgtggctgaggaggccaattcgagagggacaatcccttccacactgaagacaaatccaatctgtcccctgtccagctccctggttttgcttcctttgtgacttcctctttgcctcggcctgctgggcaagggtctcttcaaattgggagaggccgtgatgtaccgcctgcctccaggctgaacgatcagatgtcagagtttcccatctgttgaggtcttaTCGGCTTATTAAATAAAAAATTCATTTAATAAGCCAATAAGTACCAACAATAAATAACAAGGCCAGGGCGACTTTGATCAGTaatcttattttaaaactttgtgCAATGAAGGGTtgacttttttctctccctcctttcaaGAAAGGAGAAACACTTTGTCCTTCTAAGAGTTAAACGCATTGAAGATACGTTGGGTTCCTAGAAGGGAAAAGGGATTTGGAGAGGGAGGGACTTCCTTACCAAAGGGGGCCCTTCCTGCcgcccctctctctttctccggAAGTGCACCTCTCTTTCCCTCTAGTATATGCCCCGCATTGGGACCCGCCTTCTGAAACCTGGTGAGCCGCGTTCTTTGTACACCGGGGGAGCCCCGGGGCTGCTGGGGAGGGCGATGAGCCATGAGATGATGAACCCCCCCCCGAGGGGAGGATGCTTAGTCTGTCAATGGGGAGAACCATATGGGAAGTGGGGAGGAGCTGCTCCCTTCCCGGGTGGCGTTGGAAGAGCTGAGAGGTGCAAGggagacccccctccccattgCACTCTATAGGGAGGCAGCCCTTGCAAGCTGACCTTCTGCTACCATGGCAAGAAGcatttccctctcctctttctcccgcAAAGCCAAGAAAACCAGTGGAGGATGTGTTCAAGGAAACGGTTGCACTGATTCATCATCCAGCGGTTGATGCATGCATGCAACAATGAAGATGATGGCTCTCATTAACTtagtgcagtgattcccaaccttgggtccccagatgttcttgggcgaCCACTCCCTGCCATGCCCGATCAGCAATTGCTAACCCAAGACCGTGGTTTCTTTTATGGAGTTCATCCCTCTCGTatctgatcttcctcttttccttcagcTTCAGAAGTTTAAATCCCACAATATAATGCCCCAGCCAACTCACTTTGGGATTTGATAGTTTTCTTTCGCcggtgatatatattttttttcttttttaaatccagGGTCTTTTATTCTTTGGAGAATAAATAATTCTTTGGAGTGCTGGATCTGTCCAGAGGTACCTGTGGAGGAAATGATGGAGGAGAGCAGCAAGACCACAGTTTCTCTTGGTAAGGCTTCTCCTGTCTCTGACCGATAATAATATGTGTGATCCCCAGGGATAGagtgattcctcccccccccccagtcggaCAGCCTTGAGTTTCTGGGGAGATCCAGAATTGGCCATTTACAACCAAGGCCTTAGGGGCAGGCAAGATCCACcagactttaaaaacaaaaacaaaaactggaagTACTTACCTGGactctttctgttgttttttttaaaggcagtttcTGGCCATGTGTAGGCCTGCATGACCCCCTTTAGTATCAGAGGCAAGAATCTGACCTCCCACGCTCACGCCTATTCTAAGCAAGAACCAGGAATATTTTTCCAATGCTTGGCTGTTGCTCCATCACAAGACTCCCTTGTGGGTGGAGGGTGTATACTGTTTTGTAGGGACTATAttattctctcttcccctctgttCGCTGCCCTGTTTTAACCGTCCACCCCAGTGTGCCACCTTGTTATTTGTGGGgtgcataaaaaaaaaactgagggcTGACATAGGCTTCAAAATTTAACGCCAACACTTTAAGTTGGGCCTTGAAAGAAGCTGGAGCATTATCCTAAACTTACTGGCACATCGCTGCTGTTATGCATTGTCACATTACTTCCATCTGGTTGCtgaggtatatgagatatttaaggattggatTTAACAGTGCCACCCATCAATGGGTTTCTGtgactaagcagggatttgaactctgcgCCCTAGGCTGACACTCTGTCGTCTTACAGcacagtggattttttaaaaaatgaataatgaaaTAAAGCCCAATATCATTCATTCTGCATTTCATACCATTCTGGCAGAAAACCAAAAAGTAAGTAGTTTATCCAGAATGTTGGG is a window encoding:
- the LOC110090647 gene encoding uncharacterized protein LOC110090647, translated to MRSRKMSERRSKRGRQQAPEETGDGTDEENGVVDRDGMEKLAGDQVDEKMDEPMPCGVEVHQKIPKGEQGNECPGCGKTFARKSALDSHVKVHKGEKAFMCLEYGKSASHSASLARHHHRGEKPFECQECGKTFSLRGGLTAHERIHSGEKPFKCLECGKRFSQQGNLVTHLGTHTGEKPFECQECGKTFRLRAQLISHEKTHSGEKPFTCLECGKSFSRRGSFARHHQTHRGEKPFECLECGKAYTLRESLATHERIHSGEKPFTCLECGKSFSHCTSFARHHRTHRGEKPFECLECGKTFRLRESLTPHERTHSGEKPFKCLECGKNFSHCTSFTRHHRTHTGEKPFKCRECGKAFGQRGHLATHERIHSGEKPFKCPECGKSFSQRGNLAAHRSTHTGEKPFECLECGKTFRVRESLITHERVHSGEKPFECQECGKSFSQSTTLARHHRTHTGEKPFECRECGKTFRLKENLTIHGRIHSGEKPFECLECGKSFSQRANLVTHHRTHRVEKPFEPPDCGKTFD